Proteins encoded together in one Impatiens glandulifera chromosome 1, dImpGla2.1, whole genome shotgun sequence window:
- the LOC124921448 gene encoding CCR4-NOT transcription complex subunit 3-like isoform X1, which yields MVIISRKLQGEIDRVLKKVQEGVEVFDSIWKKVYDTDNVKNQKEKFEADLKKEIKKLQRYRDQIKTWIQSSEIKDKKVSASYEQALMDARKVIEKEMERFKICEKETKTKAFSKEGLDQQPKTDPKEKAKAETRDWLNNVVSDLESQIDSFEAEIEGLSVKKGKTRPPRLTHLESSITRHKAHN from the exons ATGGTAATTATTAGTCGGAAGCTCCAGGGCGAGATCGATCGAGTTCTGAAAAAAGTTCAGGAAGGAGTTGAAGTTTTTGATAGTATCTGGAAGAAG GTATACGACACTGATAATGTGAAGAATCAGAAGGAGAAGTTTGAGGCCGATTTGAAGAAGGAAATTAAAAAGCTTCAGAGGTATAGGGACCAGATAAAGACTTGGATTCAGTCCAGTGAGATCAAGGATAAGAAG GTTAGTGCCTCTTATGAGCAGGCTTTGATGGATGCTCGCAAGGTCATTGAAAAGGAAATGGAAAGATTTAAGATATGTGAAAAGGAAACTAAGACAAAAGCATTCTCAAAAGAAGGCCTGGACCAACAACCGAAAACG GATCCCAAGGAAAAGGCCAAAGCAGAAACAAGAGATTGGTTGAACAATGTG GTTAGTGATCTAGAATCACAAATTGATAGTTTTGAAGCTGAGATCGAGGGCCTGTCTGTTAAGAAAGGAAAGACAAGACCACCCAGATtg ACACATTTGGAGTCATCCATTACCCGGCACAAGGCTCATAATTGA
- the LOC124921448 gene encoding CCR4-NOT transcription complex subunit 3-like isoform X2, translated as MVIISRKLQGEIDRVLKKVQEGVEVFDSIWKKVYDTDNVKNQKEKFEADLKKEIKKLQRYRDQIKTWIQSSEIKDKKALMDARKVIEKEMERFKICEKETKTKAFSKEGLDQQPKTDPKEKAKAETRDWLNNVVSDLESQIDSFEAEIEGLSVKKGKTRPPRLTHLESSITRHKAHN; from the exons ATGGTAATTATTAGTCGGAAGCTCCAGGGCGAGATCGATCGAGTTCTGAAAAAAGTTCAGGAAGGAGTTGAAGTTTTTGATAGTATCTGGAAGAAG GTATACGACACTGATAATGTGAAGAATCAGAAGGAGAAGTTTGAGGCCGATTTGAAGAAGGAAATTAAAAAGCTTCAGAGGTATAGGGACCAGATAAAGACTTGGATTCAGTCCAGTGAGATCAAGGATAAGAAG GCTTTGATGGATGCTCGCAAGGTCATTGAAAAGGAAATGGAAAGATTTAAGATATGTGAAAAGGAAACTAAGACAAAAGCATTCTCAAAAGAAGGCCTGGACCAACAACCGAAAACG GATCCCAAGGAAAAGGCCAAAGCAGAAACAAGAGATTGGTTGAACAATGTG GTTAGTGATCTAGAATCACAAATTGATAGTTTTGAAGCTGAGATCGAGGGCCTGTCTGTTAAGAAAGGAAAGACAAGACCACCCAGATtg ACACATTTGGAGTCATCCATTACCCGGCACAAGGCTCATAATTGA
- the LOC124913713 gene encoding uncharacterized protein LOC124913713 → MTQYAELYLQEIVRLHGIPARIVSDRDPRFTSHFWESLHKGLGTKLSFNTTFHPQTDGQSERVIQTLEDLLRACLIDYGGNWEPRLPLIEFAYNNSFQSSIGMAPLKHYMGRSAGHHYIGTRFGKKGKLSLGPRYIGPFEILEEIGDVAYRLVLPPTFDTVHNVFHVSNLRKYIPNPTHIIHHDVMQWTPNLTYEEVSTEIIVRQIRRLRNKEINMVKVLWSNHSVDEATWEVEEDMQQKYPDLFGRRLARLSSGSLKPKYVLGFYWDWTSGTSSRRSYPYRQVSIQEPFVNITKDIIREALNFVIGND, encoded by the exons ATGACTCAGTATGCTGAGTTGTATTTGCAAGAGATAGTTCGGCTGCATGGTATCCCAGCAAGGATAGTTTCTGACCGAGACCCACGTTTCACTTCTCATTTTTGGGAGAGTCTTCACAAGGGTCTTGGAACAAAACTATCCTTCAACACAACTTTTCATCCTCAAACTGACGGCCAATCTGAGCGTGTGATTCAGACACTGGAGGACTTGCTGCGGGCCTGTCTTATTGACTATGGAGGTAATTGGGAACCCAGGCTGCCTTTGATTGAATTCGCTTACAACAACAGTTTCCAATCTTCCATTGGAATGGCGCCTTTGAAGCATTATATGGGAAGAAGTGCAGGACACCATTACATTGGGACGAG ATTTGGGAAAAAGGGCAAGTTAAGCCTGGGCCCAAGGTACATCGGCCCATTTGAAATTCTGGAGGAAATAGGTGATGTGGCTTACAGACTTGTCCTGCCCCCAACCTTTGATACAGTCCACAACGTCTTTCATGTTTCCAATCTAAGGAAATACATTCCAAATCCGACCCATATCATCCATCATGATGTAATGCAATGGACACCAAACTTGACCTATGAAGAGGTCTCAACAGAAATAATTGTAAGGCAGATCCGAAGGCTAAGGAATAAAGAAATCAACATGGTGAAGGTACTCTGGAGCAACCATTCTGTTGATGAAGCCACTTGGGAAGTAGAAGAAGATATGCAACAGAAGTATCCCGATTTATTCG GCAGAAGGCTAGCCAGGTTGAGCTCTGGTAGTCTGAAGCCAAAGTATGTGCTGGGGTTCTATTGGGACTGGACTTCTGGGACGAGCTCTAGAAGATCCTACCCATACAGACAAGTGTCTATTCAG GAACCTTTTGTGAATATAACGAAAGATATTATTAGGGAAGCTCTGAACTTTGTGATTGGTAATGATTAG
- the LOC124920973 gene encoding protein trichome birefringence-like 3 — translation MSSLRVRALWGSFANGDDGTEELDTMVGYKIGLKTWANWVDSNINPNKTRVFFTTMSPTHTRSEDWNRKNGTKCFNETRPITKKGHWGTGSNKDMMSVVTDIVEKMKVPITMINITQLSEYRIDAHSSLYGELGGKLLTEEQKADPLHYADCIH, via the exons ATGAGCAGCCTCAGGGTGAGAGCATT ATGGGGTTCATTTGCTAATGGCGACGACGGAACTGAAGAATTGGACACAATGGTTGGTTATAAAATAGGATTAAAGACTTGGGCAAATTGGGTTGACTCAAATATTAACCCAAACAAGACTCGTGTGTTCTTCACCACCATGTCACCTACGCACACGAG AAGCGAGGATTGGAACAGGAAAAACGGGACTAAATGTTTTAACGAGACTAGGCCAATTACGAAGAAGGGGCATTGGGGAACAGGTTCTAATAAGGACATGATGAGTGTAGTGACAGACATAGTGGAGAAGATGAAAGTACCCATCACTATGATCAACATAACACAACTATCGGAGTACAGAATCGACGCTCATTCATCGCTCTACGGTGAGTTGGGAGGTAAGTTGTTGACGGAGGAGCAGAAAGCCGATCCACTTCACTATGCAGACTGCATTCATTGA
- the LOC124913812 gene encoding protein trichome birefringence-like 18, with product MSALRPSPAKEISGNPAPATEDCTKTMLRHFVHLAGVSSPSFVGLPELQKLKEQSNYSHGTTTTIHMSHHSVAAEKNLPCLWWNNFPFSQYNHLPVYGHNKSYSMELSCTMKESVLLPALFSRSDLVPRELQLHYEMVSETTEDDIVNPEIDDRFKFDPNECSIAHGKWVFNSSFKPLYSDTTCPYIDRQFSCVINGRPDSDYRHWEWQPDDCILPRFSPKHALEKLRGKRLMFVGDSLQRNQ from the exons ATGTCAGCTCTTCGCCcgtctccggcgaaggagattTCCGGCAACCCTGCACCTGCAACTGAAGATTGCACGAAGACGATGCTTCGCCATTTCGTTCATCTTGCGGGGGTTTCGTCTCCATCCTTTGTT GGGTTACCTGAATTACAGAAGTTGAAAGAACAG tccaattattcacatggcacAACGACGACTATTCACATGTCTCATCATTCAGTTGCAGCAGAGAAGAACTTGCCTTGTCTCTGGTGGAACAATTTTCCTTTTTCACAATACAATCATCTTCCTGTATATGGGCACAATAAAAGCTATTCAATGGAG CTCTCTTGTACAATGAAAGAATCAGTCTTGCTTCCGGCACTATTTTCACGTTCAGATCTTGTTCCAAGAGAATTACAGCTGCACTATGAGATGGTAA GTGAGACTACAGAAGACGATATAGTGAACCCGGAAATAGATGACAGGTTCAAATTTGACCCAAATGAATGCAGCATTGCTCATGGGAAATGGGTGTTCAATAGTTCATTCAAGCCATTATATTCAGACACTACCTGCCCATACATTGATAGACAATTCTCTTGTGTTATAAATGGAAGACCAGATTCAGATTATCGTCACTGGGAATGGCAACCTGATGACTGTATCTTGCCCAG GTTTAGTCCAAAGCATGCACTAGAGAAACTCCGAGGGAAGAGGCTAATGTTCGTGGGCGATTCTCTGCAAAGAAATCAGTAG